The following are encoded in a window of Kitasatospora sp. NBC_01250 genomic DNA:
- the mreD gene encoding rod shape-determining protein MreD — MVIKRALLSAVLVLLALLLQVSVLGRLQLPGATPDLLLLVVVGLGLVFGPSGGCLTGFAAGLLADLAPPSDHAIGRYALVLCLIGYAAGLLRAEPGRPRSVLVPLLVVAGAAIVSTLLYAAVGALVGDTAARHVGLPSLMGTALLYDLLLAPFVVPAVMLLARWADPSGPGGEVTGPGLGTIARYRTTREASGLPSSSRKIRAKS; from the coding sequence ATGGTCATCAAGCGCGCCCTGCTCTCCGCCGTCCTGGTCCTGCTCGCCCTGCTGCTGCAGGTCAGCGTGCTGGGACGGCTGCAGCTGCCCGGGGCCACCCCGGACCTGCTGCTGCTCGTGGTGGTCGGTCTCGGCCTGGTCTTCGGCCCCTCCGGCGGCTGCCTGACCGGCTTCGCCGCCGGGCTGCTGGCCGACCTGGCGCCGCCCTCCGACCACGCGATCGGCCGCTACGCGCTGGTGCTCTGCCTGATCGGCTACGCGGCCGGGCTGCTGCGCGCCGAGCCGGGCCGGCCTCGCTCGGTGCTGGTGCCGCTGCTGGTGGTGGCCGGTGCCGCGATCGTCTCCACGCTGCTGTACGCGGCGGTCGGCGCGCTGGTCGGCGACACCGCCGCCCGGCACGTCGGGCTGCCTTCGCTGATGGGCACCGCGCTCCTGTACGACCTGCTGCTGGCCCCCTTCGTGGTGCCCGCGGTGATGCTGCTGGCCCGCTGGGCGGACCCGTCGGGGCCGGGCGGCGAGGTGACCGGGCCGGGCCTGGGCACCATCGCGCGCTACCGCACCACCCGGGAGGCCTCGGGACTGCCGAGCAGCAGCCGCAAGATCCGGGCCAAGTCCTGA
- the mrdA gene encoding penicillin-binding protein 2 has protein sequence MSNIPETGRTRRVTIRLVVLQILVLSLLATLGGRLWFLQIRNGSQYTAQASNNHIREVVSPAIRGEILDADGRVLAGNQTKLVVSVSRTSLLEQKDHGKAALTKLAQVLGMNPKDVQDKVRLCDAKTPQPCWNGSPYQPIPVTDQATTQQAMQIMERREDFPGITAQPTAVRQYPGPDGANMAQVLGYLSPVTDDEVTKTANQSGKSKYLPSDQIGRAGLESVYDNDLRGATGVDRLEVDNLGRVIGSAGTTPAQPGDNVVTSLDARVQKVVEDNLVQAMKDARNTYDTVTNQNFVADSGAAIVMDVHTGRIIAMASAPTYDPNLWVGGISAKDYAGLTGQDSNYPLLNRAIQGQSAPGSTFKVVSTSAAVQAGYSLDGHYPCPSSLTIGGREFKNFEGESAGDISLEKALEISCDTVFYGLSYDQWMKDGGTKPKADPADWFYKTAHQFGLGAKTGIDLPAEVPGRVPDRQWKTDFFNANKDAWCKQAAGGGTDYATQIARENCVDGNVLRAGDSVNYAIGQGDTLVTPIQMATIYSAIANGGTLYRPTVAKAVVTPSGQLVRNIDPHVDGKLPDDDKTLQYIDQATAGVITEGTAAWKFTGAGWPQDKIQLHAKTGTAEVYGKQTTSWLTTYSKDYAVVMTISQGGTGSGGSGDAVRRIYQALYGVDDKGNVDPGKALLPTPQTDLPKFNPDGTAILKSVAYADIPPVPARSAVYTDLYALEPAQRGVGRSRA, from the coding sequence GTGAGCAACATCCCGGAGACCGGTCGCACCCGCCGGGTGACGATCCGTCTGGTCGTCCTGCAGATCCTGGTCCTCTCGCTGCTCGCCACCCTCGGCGGGCGGCTGTGGTTCCTGCAGATCCGCAACGGCAGCCAGTACACCGCCCAGGCCTCCAACAACCACATCCGCGAGGTGGTCTCACCGGCGATCCGCGGCGAGATCCTGGACGCCGACGGCCGGGTGCTGGCCGGCAACCAGACCAAGCTCGTGGTCTCGGTCAGCCGCACCTCGCTGCTGGAGCAGAAGGACCACGGCAAGGCGGCGCTGACCAAGCTGGCCCAGGTGCTCGGGATGAACCCCAAGGACGTCCAGGACAAGGTCAGGCTCTGCGACGCCAAGACCCCGCAGCCCTGCTGGAACGGCTCGCCCTACCAGCCGATCCCGGTGACCGACCAGGCCACCACCCAGCAGGCGATGCAGATAATGGAACGCCGCGAGGACTTCCCCGGCATCACCGCCCAGCCCACCGCCGTGCGCCAGTACCCGGGCCCGGACGGCGCCAACATGGCCCAGGTGCTCGGCTACCTGTCGCCGGTCACCGACGACGAGGTCACCAAGACCGCGAACCAGAGCGGCAAGAGCAAGTACCTGCCCAGCGACCAGATCGGCCGGGCCGGTCTGGAGTCGGTCTACGACAACGACCTGCGCGGTGCCACCGGCGTCGACCGCCTGGAGGTGGACAACCTCGGCCGGGTGATCGGCAGCGCCGGCACCACCCCCGCCCAGCCCGGCGACAATGTGGTGACCAGCCTGGACGCCCGGGTGCAGAAGGTGGTCGAGGACAACCTGGTGCAGGCGATGAAGGACGCCCGCAACACCTACGACACGGTGACCAACCAGAACTTCGTGGCCGACTCCGGCGCGGCCATAGTGATGGACGTGCACACCGGCCGGATCATCGCGATGGCCAGCGCCCCGACCTACGACCCCAACCTCTGGGTGGGCGGCATCTCCGCCAAGGACTACGCCGGTCTGACCGGCCAGGACAGCAACTACCCGCTGCTCAACCGGGCCATCCAGGGCCAGTCGGCGCCCGGCTCGACCTTCAAGGTGGTCTCCACCAGCGCCGCCGTCCAGGCCGGCTACTCGCTGGACGGCCACTACCCGTGCCCGTCGAGCCTGACCATCGGCGGCCGGGAGTTCAAGAACTTCGAGGGCGAGTCGGCCGGTGACATCTCGCTGGAGAAGGCACTGGAGATCTCCTGCGACACCGTCTTCTACGGCCTGTCCTACGACCAGTGGATGAAGGACGGCGGCACCAAGCCCAAGGCCGACCCCGCCGACTGGTTCTACAAGACGGCCCACCAGTTCGGCCTCGGCGCCAAGACCGGCATCGACCTGCCGGCCGAGGTCCCGGGCCGGGTGCCGGACCGGCAGTGGAAGACCGACTTCTTCAACGCCAACAAGGACGCCTGGTGCAAGCAGGCGGCCGGCGGCGGCACCGACTACGCCACCCAGATCGCCCGCGAGAACTGCGTGGACGGCAACGTGCTGCGCGCCGGTGACTCGGTCAACTACGCGATCGGCCAGGGCGACACGCTGGTCACCCCGATCCAGATGGCCACCATCTACTCGGCGATCGCCAACGGCGGCACGCTCTACCGGCCCACCGTGGCCAAGGCCGTCGTCACCCCCAGCGGCCAGCTGGTGCGCAACATCGACCCGCACGTGGACGGCAAGCTGCCGGACGACGACAAGACCCTGCAGTACATCGACCAGGCCACCGCCGGTGTCATCACCGAGGGCACCGCGGCCTGGAAGTTCACCGGCGCGGGCTGGCCGCAGGACAAGATCCAGCTGCACGCCAAGACCGGTACCGCCGAGGTCTACGGCAAGCAGACCACCTCCTGGCTGACCACCTACAGCAAGGACTACGCGGTGGTCATGACGATCAGCCAGGGCGGCACCGGCTCGGGCGGCTCGGGTGACGCGGTCCGCCGGATCTACCAGGCGCTGTACGGCGTGGACGACAAGGGCAACGTCGACCCGGGCAAGGCGCTGCTGCCCACCCCGCAGACCGACCTGCCCAAGTTCAACCCGGACGGCACCGCGATCCTCAAGTCGGTGGCCTACGCCGACATCCCGCCGGTGCCGGCCCGGTCGGCCGTCTACACCGACCTGTACGCGCTGGAGCCCGCGCAGCGCGGCGTCGGAAGGAGCCGGGCATGA
- the rodA gene encoding rod shape-determining protein RodA, producing MTSSYSSYRQLRFSPQRGPLARALAKDAPLRRLDWVIILAALALSLGSSMLVWSATRGRDSLTHGDPQYFLYRHLTNLVIGVVLCAGAIAIGHHRIRAAVPVLYALSILMLLATLSPLGSTINGAHSWIQFGGGFSIQPAEFAKLAIVLGMALVLSSRVDTGERAIPPGRTVLQALALGGLPICIVLLMPDLGSVMVMVVTILGILLASGVANRWIFGLLATGGLGAAAVWKLHVLSKYQIDRFAAFANPALDPSGVGYNTAQARIAIGSGGLTGKGLFHGTQTIGQFVPEQQTDFVFTVAGEELGFVGGLAIILLVGVILWRACRIARQATDLFGTVVAGGVIAWFAFQSFENIGMTLGIMPVAGIPLPFVSYGGSSMFAGWIAIGLLQAVRTQRPIAM from the coding sequence ATGACCTCCTCCTACAGCTCCTACCGCCAGCTGCGGTTCTCGCCGCAGCGCGGCCCGCTGGCCCGGGCGCTGGCCAAGGACGCCCCGCTGCGCCGGCTGGACTGGGTGATAATCCTGGCCGCGCTCGCGCTGTCACTGGGCAGCTCGATGCTGGTGTGGTCGGCGACCCGGGGGCGCGACTCGCTGACCCACGGCGATCCGCAGTACTTCCTCTACCGGCACCTGACCAACCTGGTGATCGGCGTGGTGCTCTGTGCCGGCGCCATCGCGATAGGGCACCACCGGATCCGCGCCGCGGTGCCGGTCCTCTACGCGCTCTCCATCCTGATGCTGCTGGCCACGCTCAGCCCGCTGGGCTCGACGATCAACGGCGCGCACTCCTGGATCCAGTTCGGCGGGGGCTTCTCTATCCAGCCGGCCGAGTTCGCCAAGCTGGCCATCGTGCTCGGGATGGCGCTGGTGCTCTCCTCCCGGGTGGACACCGGGGAGCGGGCGATACCGCCGGGGCGCACCGTGCTCCAGGCGCTGGCGCTGGGCGGGCTGCCGATCTGCATCGTGCTGCTGATGCCCGACCTCGGCTCGGTCATGGTGATGGTGGTGACCATCCTGGGCATCCTGCTGGCCTCCGGGGTGGCCAACCGGTGGATCTTCGGTCTGCTGGCCACCGGCGGGCTAGGCGCCGCGGCCGTCTGGAAGCTGCACGTGCTGAGCAAGTACCAGATCGACCGCTTCGCCGCCTTCGCCAACCCGGCGCTGGACCCCTCGGGTGTGGGCTACAACACCGCGCAGGCCCGGATCGCGATCGGCTCCGGCGGCCTGACCGGCAAGGGCCTGTTCCACGGCACCCAGACGATAGGGCAGTTCGTCCCCGAGCAGCAGACCGACTTCGTCTTCACGGTCGCGGGGGAGGAGCTGGGCTTCGTCGGGGGCCTGGCGATCATCCTGCTGGTCGGGGTGATCCTGTGGCGCGCCTGCCGGATCGCCCGCCAGGCCACCGACCTGTTCGGCACCGTGGTGGCGGGCGGCGTGATCGCCTGGTTCGCCTTCCAGTCCTTCGAGAACATCGGCATGACGCTGGGCATCATGCCGGTGGCCGGCATCCCGCTGCCCTTCGTCAGCTACGGCGGTTCCTCGATGTTCGCGGGCTGGATCGCCATCGGGCTGCTCCAGGCGGTCCGCACCCAGCGGCCGATAGCGATGTGA
- a CDS encoding TIGR03960 family B12-binding radical SAM protein → MPVESVFPRLEALLPHVQKPIQYVGGELNSTVKEWDSCDVRWALMYPDAYEVGLPNQGVMILYEVLNEREGVLAERTYSVWPDLEALMREHQVPQFTVDAHRPVKAFDVFGLSFSTELGYTNMLAALDLAGIPLDAADRTDEDPIVLAGGHAAFNPEPIADFIDCAVVGDGEQAVLDITEIIRAWKAEGRPGGREELLLRLARTGGVYVPRFYDVEYLPDGRIARVVPNAPGVPWRVSKHTVMDLDEWPYPKQPLVPLAETVHERMSVEIFRGCTRGCRFCQAGMITRPVRERSITGIGEMVERGLKATGFEEVGLLSLSSADHTEIGDIAKGLADRYTEDKIGLSLPSTRVDAFNIDLANELTRNGRRSGLTFAPEGGSERIRKVINKMVSEEDLIRTVAAAYGNGWRQVKLYFMVGLPTETDEDVLQIAEMAKNVIQKGREVTGQNDIRCTVSIGGFVPKPHTPFQWAPQLSAEDTDARLAKLRDAIRQDRKYGKNIGFRYHDGKPGIVEGLLSRGDRRTGRIIRAVYEDGGRFDGWREHFSFDRWMQAAEKGLAGTGVDVAWYTTRERGYEEVLPWDHLDSGLDKDWLWEDWQDALEEVEVDDCRWTPCFDCGVCPQMDTTIQIGPTGKKLLPLTVLK, encoded by the coding sequence ATGCCAGTCGAATCGGTCTTCCCACGCCTGGAGGCCCTCCTCCCGCACGTCCAGAAGCCGATCCAGTACGTCGGCGGCGAGCTCAACTCGACCGTCAAGGAGTGGGACTCCTGCGACGTCCGCTGGGCGCTGATGTACCCGGACGCGTACGAGGTCGGGCTGCCCAACCAGGGCGTCATGATCCTCTACGAGGTGCTGAACGAGCGCGAGGGCGTGCTGGCCGAGCGGACCTACAGCGTCTGGCCCGACCTGGAGGCCCTGATGCGCGAGCACCAGGTCCCGCAGTTCACGGTGGACGCGCACCGCCCGGTCAAGGCCTTCGACGTGTTCGGGCTCTCGTTCTCCACCGAGCTCGGCTACACGAACATGCTGGCCGCGCTGGACCTGGCCGGCATCCCGCTGGACGCGGCCGACCGCACCGACGAGGACCCGATCGTGCTGGCCGGCGGCCACGCCGCGTTCAACCCCGAGCCGATCGCGGACTTCATCGACTGCGCGGTGGTCGGCGACGGTGAGCAGGCCGTGCTCGACATCACCGAGATCATCCGGGCCTGGAAGGCCGAGGGCCGCCCCGGCGGCCGCGAGGAGCTGCTGCTGCGCCTTGCCAGGACCGGCGGGGTCTACGTGCCGCGGTTCTACGACGTCGAGTACCTGCCGGACGGCCGGATCGCCCGCGTGGTCCCCAACGCCCCCGGCGTGCCGTGGCGGGTCTCCAAGCACACCGTGATGGACCTGGACGAGTGGCCCTACCCCAAGCAGCCGCTGGTCCCGCTCGCCGAGACGGTGCACGAGCGGATGTCCGTGGAGATCTTCCGCGGCTGCACCCGCGGCTGCCGCTTCTGCCAGGCCGGCATGATCACGCGCCCCGTGCGGGAGCGAAGCATCACCGGCATCGGCGAGATGGTGGAGCGCGGGCTGAAGGCGACCGGCTTCGAGGAGGTCGGCCTGCTCTCGCTCTCCTCGGCCGACCACACCGAGATCGGCGACATCGCCAAGGGCCTGGCCGACCGGTACACCGAGGACAAGATCGGCCTGTCGCTGCCCTCCACCCGGGTGGACGCCTTCAACATCGACCTGGCCAACGAGCTGACCCGCAACGGCCGGCGTTCCGGCCTCACCTTCGCCCCCGAGGGCGGCAGTGAGCGGATCCGCAAGGTGATCAACAAGATGGTGTCGGAGGAGGACCTGATCCGCACCGTCGCCGCGGCCTACGGCAACGGCTGGCGCCAGGTGAAGCTGTACTTCATGGTCGGCCTCCCGACGGAGACCGACGAGGACGTGCTGCAGATCGCCGAGATGGCGAAGAACGTCATCCAGAAGGGCCGCGAGGTCACCGGGCAGAACGACATCCGCTGCACGGTCTCCATCGGCGGTTTCGTCCCCAAGCCGCACACCCCCTTCCAGTGGGCCCCCCAGCTGTCCGCGGAGGACACCGACGCCCGGCTCGCCAAGCTGCGCGACGCGATCCGCCAGGACCGCAAGTACGGCAAGAACATCGGCTTCCGCTACCACGACGGCAAGCCCGGCATCGTCGAGGGCCTGCTCTCCCGCGGTGACCGCCGCACCGGCAGGATCATCCGCGCGGTCTACGAGGACGGCGGCCGGTTCGACGGCTGGCGCGAGCACTTCTCCTTCGACCGCTGGATGCAGGCCGCCGAGAAGGGCCTGGCCGGCACCGGCGTCGACGTCGCCTGGTACACCACCCGCGAGCGCGGCTACGAGGAGGTCCTGCCCTGGGACCACCTGGACAGCGGCCTCGACAAGGACTGGCTCTGGGAGGACTGGCAGGACGCGTTGGAGGAGGTCGAGGTCGACGACTGCCGCTGGACCCCGTGCTTCGACTGCGGTGTCTGTCCTCAGATGGACACGACCATCCAAATCGGTCCGACGGGCAAGAAGCTGCTGCCCCTGACGGTGCTGAAGTAG
- a CDS encoding TIGR03936 family radical SAM-associated protein, whose protein sequence is MQRIRLRYTKRGRLRFTSHRDFQRAFERALRRSAVPMAYSAGFTPHPKVSYANAAPTGVASEAEYLEIGLADFRDPQALRAQLDESLPTGLDIVDAVEVRTPNFVERLEASLWELRLPQVTEEDAGRAVELFLAAERVEVQRQTKNGLRVFDAREAVARLELVPAQVGVGPLGESTATSDVRTGQACAILRLVVRHATPAVRPDDVLSGLRATADLALPVPAEVTRLAQGPLDEEIGTVTDPLALDRAAAPAVLTEAAVEPQSAASA, encoded by the coding sequence GTGCAGCGCATTCGACTGCGCTACACCAAGCGGGGCCGTCTGCGCTTCACCAGCCACCGCGACTTCCAGCGCGCCTTCGAGCGGGCCCTGCGCCGATCCGCCGTTCCGATGGCGTACTCGGCCGGGTTCACCCCGCATCCCAAGGTGTCCTACGCCAATGCCGCCCCGACCGGGGTGGCCAGTGAGGCGGAGTATCTGGAGATCGGCCTGGCCGACTTCCGGGACCCGCAGGCGCTGCGCGCCCAGCTGGACGAGTCGCTGCCGACCGGGCTGGACATCGTGGACGCCGTCGAGGTGCGCACCCCGAACTTCGTGGAGCGGCTGGAGGCCTCCCTCTGGGAGCTGCGGTTGCCGCAGGTGACCGAGGAGGACGCGGGCCGGGCGGTGGAGCTGTTCCTGGCGGCCGAGCGGGTCGAGGTGCAACGCCAGACGAAGAATGGGCTAAGGGTCTTCGACGCGCGCGAGGCCGTCGCCCGGCTGGAACTGGTTCCGGCGCAGGTCGGCGTTGGTCCGCTCGGGGAATCCACGGCCACCTCCGATGTTCGTACCGGTCAGGCCTGTGCGATACTGCGCCTGGTAGTACGACACGCCACACCCGCCGTACGACCAGACGACGTTTTGTCCGGTCTCCGGGCGACGGCTGACCTGGCGCTGCCGGTCCCCGCAGAGGTGACCAGGCTGGCGCAGGGGCCGCTCGACGAGGAGATCGGCACGGTGACCGACCCGCTGGCGCTCGACCGCGCTGCGGCCCCGGCCGTCCTTACTGAGGCGGCCGTTGAGCCGCAGTCCGCAGCGTCCGCCTAG
- a CDS encoding Rne/Rng family ribonuclease, which produces MPENNESQRDEAAQNSGEPSGDAAPPRRRRRAVSRPAGTPQGAASESAETVIPVEAVTASAPAAEPVQAEAPVRARRTRKRVEAPVASPAAAEEAPAAEAPVAEEPVAEKPVRARRTRKRAEAPVASPAAAEETPAEEAPAAEAPVVEEPLAEKPVRARRTRKRVEAPVATPAAAEEAPVEEEPAAEEEPAAEEQPAAPAPEAEQHTEAPRARRRAVRPATAVFQAPVFQEPTAYVAPATAQQPAAAQAPAPAEPVAAAAPAASTEDDEYEYSGVGRRRRGGRQPVRIGTGASGRSTAQSRRAAVAAVTATPPRPAAVETPAQAPAPAAADLEATAAPAQGPEQESDWEEDGRPSSRRRRRGGRRRRRGEAEEFETEGQENEQSAAAAVAEPAAAAGPAAAAELAEGAEQDEDDEDDLAGGLASSRRRRRRRRRSGDTGVEVAETADEDGVRTVVKVREPRRRSTEPSFDPDEVQSIKGSTRLEAKKQRRREGRELGRRRVPIITEAEFLARRESVERVMVVRQNGERTQIGVLEDGVLVEHYVNKEQATSYVGNVYLGKVQNVLPSMEAAFVDIGKGRNAVLYAGEVNFGQLGHSGPRRIESVLKSGQSVLVQVSKDPIGHKGARLTSQISLPGRYLVYVPEGSMTGISRKLPENERARLKQILKKIVPDDAGVIVRTAAEGASEEELTRDVQRLQQQWEEIQKKAAGGNAPTLLYGEPDMTVRVVRDIFNEDFSKVIVSGNDAWNTIHEYVGGVAPDLVDRLQKWTSNVDVFATYRIDEQLMKALDRKVWLPSGGSLVIDRTEAMVVVDVNTGKFVGQGGNLEETVTRNNIEAAEEIVRQLRLRDLGGIIVIDFIDMVLESNRDLVLRRLLECLGRDRTKHQVAEVTSLGLVQMTRKRVGQGLLESFSESCVHCNGRGVIVHMEQPTAPAGGGGPVGTSGESTSKRRRRGKGGAGPEEPQPFLVEDQAAAEHEHEEFELVAPEAPAAEAAVVEAPEAEAAEPVAEAPAAEQPSLVEIPAAAAPAAGRTRRRAVRKATASAGTPGEAEIVVLQSRAEAVVEAALAAAAPVVAEQLTEAAEEAVEAEQAPVEQAASDEAPAEGAEPAAEEEAAPKKRAPRKAAAKKTTTAKKTTAAKKTTATAAKKTTARKTATKRTSAAAKKAAAAEGDSAAE; this is translated from the coding sequence ATGCCTGAGAACAACGAATCACAGCGAGACGAAGCAGCACAGAACAGCGGCGAGCCGAGCGGCGACGCCGCGCCGCCGCGCCGCCGGCGCCGCGCCGTGTCGCGCCCGGCCGGCACCCCGCAGGGAGCGGCCTCCGAGAGTGCCGAGACGGTCATCCCGGTCGAGGCCGTGACCGCGTCCGCCCCCGCCGCCGAGCCCGTGCAGGCCGAGGCGCCGGTGCGGGCGCGCCGGACCCGTAAGCGCGTCGAGGCGCCGGTGGCCAGCCCGGCCGCCGCCGAGGAGGCTCCGGCCGCTGAGGCGCCGGTGGCCGAGGAGCCGGTGGCGGAGAAGCCGGTGCGGGCGCGTCGCACCCGTAAGCGGGCCGAGGCGCCGGTGGCCAGCCCCGCTGCCGCCGAGGAGACCCCCGCCGAGGAGGCCCCGGCCGCTGAGGCGCCGGTCGTCGAGGAGCCGCTGGCGGAGAAGCCGGTGCGGGCGCGCCGGACCCGTAAGCGCGTCGAGGCGCCGGTCGCGACCCCCGCTGCCGCCGAGGAAGCCCCGGTCGAGGAGGAGCCCGCGGCCGAGGAGGAGCCGGCCGCCGAGGAGCAGCCCGCCGCCCCGGCCCCCGAGGCCGAGCAGCACACCGAGGCCCCCCGGGCCCGCCGTCGCGCCGTGCGCCCGGCGACCGCGGTCTTCCAGGCTCCGGTCTTCCAGGAGCCCACCGCCTACGTGGCCCCCGCCACTGCGCAGCAGCCGGCCGCCGCGCAGGCCCCGGCGCCCGCCGAGCCGGTGGCCGCCGCCGCGCCCGCCGCGTCCACCGAAGACGACGAGTACGAGTACAGCGGCGTCGGCCGCCGCCGCCGCGGGGGCCGCCAGCCGGTCCGGATCGGCACCGGTGCCTCCGGCCGCTCGACCGCGCAGAGCCGCAGGGCCGCGGTCGCTGCGGTCACCGCCACCCCGCCGCGCCCGGCCGCCGTGGAGACCCCCGCGCAGGCTCCGGCCCCCGCGGCCGCTGACCTCGAGGCCACCGCCGCGCCCGCCCAGGGCCCCGAGCAGGAGAGCGACTGGGAGGAGGACGGCCGTCCGTCCTCCCGCCGCCGCCGTCGGGGTGGCCGTCGCCGCCGTCGCGGGGAGGCCGAGGAGTTCGAGACCGAGGGCCAGGAGAACGAGCAGTCCGCCGCGGCCGCCGTCGCCGAGCCCGCCGCGGCTGCCGGACCTGCCGCAGCTGCCGAGCTCGCCGAGGGCGCTGAGCAGGACGAGGACGACGAGGACGACCTGGCCGGTGGCCTGGCCTCCTCCCGCCGCCGTCGCCGCCGTCGCCGCCGCAGCGGGGACACCGGGGTCGAGGTCGCCGAGACCGCCGACGAGGACGGTGTCCGCACGGTCGTGAAGGTGCGCGAGCCGCGCCGTCGCTCCACCGAACCGTCCTTCGACCCGGACGAGGTGCAGTCCATCAAGGGCTCCACCCGCCTGGAGGCCAAGAAGCAGCGCCGCCGCGAGGGCCGCGAGCTGGGCCGCCGCCGGGTGCCGATCATCACCGAGGCCGAGTTCCTGGCCCGCCGTGAGTCGGTCGAGCGCGTGATGGTGGTCCGCCAGAACGGCGAGCGCACCCAGATCGGCGTCCTGGAGGACGGCGTCCTGGTCGAGCACTACGTCAACAAGGAGCAGGCCACCTCCTACGTCGGCAACGTCTACCTGGGCAAGGTCCAGAACGTGCTGCCGTCGATGGAGGCCGCTTTCGTCGACATCGGCAAGGGCCGCAACGCGGTGCTCTACGCCGGTGAGGTCAACTTCGGCCAGCTCGGCCACAGCGGTCCGCGCCGGATCGAGTCGGTGCTCAAGTCCGGCCAGTCCGTGCTGGTGCAGGTCTCCAAGGACCCGATCGGCCACAAGGGCGCCCGCCTGACCAGCCAGATCTCGCTGCCCGGCCGCTACCTGGTCTACGTGCCCGAGGGCTCGATGACCGGGATCAGCCGCAAGCTGCCGGAGAACGAGCGCGCCCGCCTGAAGCAGATCCTCAAGAAGATCGTGCCGGACGACGCGGGCGTCATCGTGCGCACCGCCGCCGAGGGCGCGAGCGAGGAGGAGCTCACCCGCGACGTGCAGCGTCTGCAGCAGCAGTGGGAGGAGATCCAGAAGAAGGCGGCCGGCGGCAACGCGCCGACCCTGCTCTACGGCGAGCCGGACATGACCGTCCGGGTGGTCCGCGACATCTTCAACGAGGACTTCAGCAAGGTCATCGTCTCCGGCAACGACGCGTGGAACACCATCCACGAGTACGTCGGCGGCGTGGCCCCCGACCTGGTGGACCGGCTGCAGAAGTGGACGTCCAACGTCGACGTCTTCGCCACCTACCGGATCGACGAGCAGCTGATGAAGGCGCTGGACCGCAAGGTCTGGCTGCCCAGCGGCGGTTCGCTGGTGATCGACCGGACCGAGGCGATGGTCGTGGTCGACGTCAACACCGGCAAGTTCGTCGGCCAGGGCGGCAACCTCGAGGAGACCGTCACCCGCAACAACATCGAGGCGGCCGAGGAGATCGTCCGCCAGCTGCGGCTGCGCGACCTCGGCGGCATCATCGTGATCGACTTCATCGACATGGTGCTGGAGTCCAACCGCGACCTGGTGCTGCGCCGCCTGCTGGAGTGCCTGGGCCGGGACCGGACCAAGCACCAGGTGGCCGAGGTCACCTCGCTGGGCCTGGTGCAGATGACCCGCAAGCGGGTCGGCCAGGGCCTGCTGGAGTCCTTCTCCGAGTCCTGCGTGCACTGCAACGGGCGCGGCGTGATCGTCCACATGGAGCAGCCGACCGCCCCCGCCGGTGGCGGCGGCCCGGTGGGCACCTCGGGAGAGAGCACGAGCAAGCGCCGTCGCCGTGGCAAGGGCGGGGCCGGGCCCGAGGAGCCGCAGCCGTTCCTGGTCGAGGACCAGGCGGCCGCCGAGCACGAGCACGAGGAGTTCGAGCTGGTCGCTCCGGAGGCCCCGGCTGCCGAGGCCGCGGTCGTCGAGGCCCCCGAGGCCGAGGCCGCCGAGCCGGTCGCCGAGGCTCCGGCCGCCGAGCAGCCCAGCCTGGTGGAGATCCCGGCCGCCGCCGCCCCGGCCGCCGGGCGCACCCGCCGCCGGGCGGTGCGCAAGGCGACCGCGTCGGCCGGTACGCCGGGCGAGGCCGAGATCGTGGTGCTGCAGTCGCGCGCCGAGGCCGTCGTGGAGGCCGCGCTGGCCGCCGCCGCCCCGGTGGTGGCCGAGCAGCTCACCGAGGCCGCCGAGGAGGCCGTCGAGGCCGAGCAGGCGCCCGTCGAGCAGGCCGCGTCCGACGAGGCCCCGGCCGAGGGTGCCGAGCCGGCCGCCGAGGAGGAGGCCGCGCCGAAGAAGCGCGCTCCCCGCAAGGCCGCCGCCAAGAAGACCACTACGGCCAAGAAGACCACCGCCGCCAAGAAGACGACGGCGACGGCGGCCAAGAAGACCACCGCCCGCAAGACCGCGACCAAGCGGACCAGCGCGGCGGCCAAGAAGGCAGCCGCTGCCGAGGGTGATTCGGCGGCGGAGTGA
- the rplU gene encoding 50S ribosomal protein L21 gives MYAIVRAGGRQHKVAVGDVLEIDRVDVKPGDSVELSTILVVDGEAVTSDPWVLAGVKVHAEVVDHTKGDKIVILRYKNKTGYRRRQGHRQRHTAIRITSIDTAK, from the coding sequence ATGTACGCGATCGTTCGCGCCGGCGGCCGCCAGCACAAGGTCGCCGTGGGCGACGTGCTGGAGATCGACCGTGTTGACGTCAAGCCGGGTGACTCGGTGGAGCTCTCGACCATCCTGGTCGTCGACGGCGAGGCCGTCACCTCCGACCCGTGGGTGCTGGCCGGTGTGAAGGTTCACGCCGAGGTCGTCGACCACACCAAGGGCGACAAGATTGTCATCCTTCGGTACAAGAACAAGACCGGCTACCGTCGGCGCCAGGGTCACCGCCAGCGCCACACCGCCATCCGCATCACCAGCATCGACACCGCGAAGTAA
- the rpmA gene encoding 50S ribosomal protein L27: protein MAHKKGASSTRNGRDSNAQRLGVKRFGGQVVSAGEILVRQRGTHFHPGAGVGRGGDDTLFALTAGAVQFGTRRGRKVVNIVAVEA, encoded by the coding sequence ATGGCACACAAGAAGGGCGCAAGCTCTACCCGCAACGGTCGTGACTCGAACGCCCAGCGCCTCGGCGTGAAGCGCTTCGGCGGCCAGGTCGTCAGCGCCGGCGAGATCCTCGTCCGCCAGCGCGGCACCCACTTCCACCCGGGTGCGGGCGTCGGTCGCGGTGGCGACGACACCCTGTTCGCGCTGACCGCCGGTGCGGTTCAGTTCGGTACCCGTCGCGGCCGCAAGGTCGTCAACATCGTGGCCGTCGAGGCCTGA